Proteins encoded together in one Camelina sativa cultivar DH55 chromosome 9, Cs, whole genome shotgun sequence window:
- the LOC104710767 gene encoding uncharacterized protein LOC104710767 produces MATASFTCSLPFAPLTKSLRPTRSPPILRSAYGTRTVLITSMAVQEDDKRTNEGAMXXXXXXXFLVLQQFDGNGTLLHKIDTRLSASSYGEDELLSLNQSLYIKQPTSATSVSEEDEEEAEWVEYKIKETNMFTVDKYQQIGFFPKERAFALRYQTAGMLDTTLRQGVLGEDDTGEESPRNLKLPSRRPALVCENCLYSTKMDRRARAFHIMDPKGVLEMLIVFLEERGLNNLTHPVLDNSQEDADRITPFLGTWKGRSVTKRSGVYGATLSEADIVAVLEMNDKGHVVQDISSTSDAKKVTTNVHWDGELTKNVVTFAEGYQMTLLPGGMYMGCPCDVAKSVAELKSFHLEFCWLESPTSRQRLVRTYDHEGLAVSSTYFSEMKM; encoded by the exons ATGGCTACAGCTTCCTTCACTTGCTCACTTCCTTTTGCTCCACTAACCAAATCCCTCAGACCCACTCGTTCCCCACCAATTCTCCGCTCAGCCTATGGAACAAGAACCGTACTCATCACGTCCATGGCGGTTCAAGAAGATGACAAGAGAACCAACGAAGGAGCAATGANNNNNNNNNNNNNNNNNN tttttttggttttgcagcAATTTGATGGTAATGGTACCTTGTTGCATAAGATTGATACGCGTCTTTCAGCTAGTTCTTATGGAGAAGATGAGCTCCTTAGCCTTAACCAATC GTTATATATAAAGCAGCCTACATCAGCTACTTCAGTTTCCGAAGAGGACGAGGAGGAAGCGGAATGGGTAgaatacaaaattaaagaaaccaaTATGTTTACCGTGGACAAATATCAGCAG ATTGGATTTTTCCCCAAGGAGAGAGCGTTTGCACTGAGGTATCAAACCGCTGGAATGTTGGATACAACGTTAAGACAAGGCGTTCTCGGGGAAGATGACACTGGAGAAGAATCACCAAG AAATCTTAAACTTCCATCTCGGCGTCCTGCTTTAGTATGTGAAAACTGCTTGTATTCTACAAAGATGGATAGAAGGGCTAGAGCATTTCACATCATGGATCCCAAAGGTGTTCTTGAAATGCTTATTGTTTTCCTTGAGGAAAGAGGGCTAAATAATCTCACTCATCCAGTCCTCGATAACTCTCAG GAGGATGCAGATCGGATTACCCCATTTCTTGGTACTTGGAAAGGTCGTTCAGTAACTAAACGAAGTGGTGTCTATGGAGCAACACTATCTGAAGCCGATATTGTTGCTGTTCTTGAAATGAATGACAAAGGTCATGTGGTCCAG GATATCTCGTCGACATCGGATGCGAAAAAAGTGACAACTAACGTACACTGGGACGGGGAACTGACTAAAAACGTAGTTACATTCGCGGAAGGATACCAAATGACTCTGTTACCAGGAGGTATGTACATGGGATGTCCTTGCGACGTAGCAAAGAGTGTTGCTGAGTTAAAGTCTTTTCACTTAGAATTCTGCTGGCTTGAATCGCCCACCTCAAGACAGAGACTAGTCCGCACATATGACCATGAGGGTTTGGCTGTCTCATCAACTTATTTTTCCGAGATGAAAATGTGA